Proteins encoded within one genomic window of Cellulomonas xiejunii:
- a CDS encoding LLM class F420-dependent oxidoreductase, whose translation MTQTPAAGVRVGVQLQPQHADYGQIRDAVRRAEDLGVDVVFNWDHFFPLFGDPDGKHFECWTMLGAWAEQTERVEIGALVTCNSYRNPDLLADMARTVDHISGGRLILGIGAGWFERDYTEYGYEFGTAGSRIADLAQAMPRIRARWAAMNPAPTRDIPVMIGGGGERKTLRVVAEHADIWHSFGDVDTLRRKSAILDEHGAAVGRDTATLVTRSVAVDGSDPDEVGDELLAAGVRLFTCSAGGPDYDLSRAAAWVRWRDERA comes from the coding sequence GTGACCCAGACCCCCGCGGCCGGCGTGCGTGTCGGCGTCCAGCTCCAGCCCCAGCACGCCGACTACGGCCAGATCCGCGACGCGGTGCGCCGCGCCGAGGACCTCGGAGTCGACGTGGTCTTCAACTGGGACCACTTCTTCCCCCTGTTCGGCGACCCGGACGGCAAGCACTTCGAGTGCTGGACGATGCTCGGGGCGTGGGCGGAGCAGACGGAGCGCGTCGAGATCGGCGCGCTGGTCACCTGCAACTCGTACCGGAATCCCGACCTGCTGGCCGACATGGCCCGCACGGTCGACCACATCAGCGGCGGGCGGCTGATCCTGGGGATCGGCGCCGGGTGGTTCGAGCGGGACTACACGGAGTACGGGTACGAGTTCGGCACGGCCGGGTCGCGGATCGCGGACCTCGCGCAGGCGATGCCGCGGATCCGCGCGCGGTGGGCGGCGATGAACCCCGCACCGACGCGGGACATCCCGGTGATGATCGGTGGCGGGGGTGAGCGCAAGACGCTGCGCGTCGTGGCCGAGCACGCCGACATCTGGCACTCGTTCGGTGACGTCGACACGCTGCGGCGCAAGAGCGCGATCCTCGACGAGCACGGCGCCGCGGTGGGACGGGACACCGCCACGCTGGTGACGCGGTCCGTCGCGGTCGACGGGTCCGACCCCGACGAGGTCGGCGACGAGCTGCTCGCGGCCGGTGTGCGGTTGTTCACGTGCAGCGCCGGCGGACCCGACTACGACCTGTCGCGTGCGGCGGCCTGGGTGCGCTGGCGCGACGAGCGCGCCTGA
- a CDS encoding metallophosphoesterase family protein, which produces MAEPTSELPARRRLERALDHARERVGRGAGRALRAVRAWRPRHGWAAAVGLVVAGVLASLVFGVTTASVQASLGPHVTRYDVTTDSTVTIDFGPLGTLQIDSPLPATLGIRATVQEIPASVTELGQARTLQALSEDLNAYVSFFSGPAAAVQDVANALVADALLRSAVAFLVLLAAWLLLRWLLGPDRRHELGDRVAARSRPLVAGALAVVVGATVLTSSVAPRDRPASQPVASAVFAGTPLDGARVTGRLGGVIDTYGAYALDAWRANEDFYRSADDALAVAWADWEADEERLADEAAKEAAAPAATPGATPDGAAGEDVPLDAGAAGTDGPDGGLDMPGAETDPDGTADVPAQDSADAADAAAADAAAADDAGPSPTASASPTAEPDPPVEPIVLVVASDLHCNVGMAPLIGTLARLSGADAVLDAGDTTMNGTSVEQYCVTSFARAVPPGVALVTAPGNHDSRETTDHYARAGAIVLDGGVVEVAGLRILGDRDPNETRVGAGGTASAADETPTEAGRRLADVACDDGEVDLLLIHSPSVGDAALDDGCVAAQVSGHYHRRIGPEQVGRGVRYVSSSTAGATLNQPTVGPLKGVAELTVLRFDPESRRFLDYQVVRVAPDASVSVGRPQPWPVVVEERDAEDVVGFGPVLQDDPTAPEDGATPEG; this is translated from the coding sequence ATGGCTGAACCGACGAGCGAGCTGCCGGCCCGGCGCCGGCTCGAGCGCGCCCTCGACCACGCCCGCGAGCGGGTCGGGCGTGGCGCTGGCCGCGCCCTGCGGGCGGTCCGGGCGTGGCGGCCGCGCCACGGGTGGGCCGCAGCAGTCGGCCTCGTCGTCGCCGGGGTGCTCGCGTCGCTCGTGTTCGGCGTGACGACCGCGTCGGTGCAGGCCTCGCTGGGGCCCCACGTCACCCGGTACGACGTCACCACGGACTCGACCGTCACCATCGACTTCGGGCCGCTCGGCACGCTCCAGATCGACTCGCCGCTGCCGGCCACCCTGGGGATCCGCGCGACCGTGCAGGAGATCCCCGCGAGCGTCACCGAGCTCGGGCAGGCGCGCACGCTGCAGGCGCTGAGCGAGGACCTCAACGCGTACGTCTCGTTCTTCTCCGGCCCCGCGGCCGCCGTCCAGGACGTGGCCAACGCCCTGGTCGCCGACGCGCTCCTCCGCTCCGCGGTCGCGTTCCTGGTGCTGCTGGCCGCCTGGCTGCTGCTGCGGTGGCTGCTCGGGCCCGACCGGCGCCATGAGCTCGGGGACCGCGTCGCCGCGCGGTCGCGGCCGTTGGTGGCAGGAGCGCTCGCGGTGGTCGTCGGTGCCACCGTCCTGACATCCAGCGTCGCGCCCCGCGACCGGCCGGCGTCGCAACCGGTCGCCTCCGCGGTGTTCGCCGGGACCCCGCTGGACGGTGCTCGGGTGACGGGCCGGCTGGGCGGTGTCATCGACACGTACGGTGCGTACGCGCTGGACGCGTGGCGGGCCAACGAGGACTTCTACCGGAGCGCCGACGACGCGCTCGCCGTCGCGTGGGCGGACTGGGAGGCCGACGAGGAGCGTCTGGCGGACGAGGCCGCGAAGGAGGCGGCCGCGCCTGCAGCGACCCCCGGCGCGACGCCGGACGGAGCGGCGGGCGAGGACGTGCCGCTCGACGCCGGCGCCGCGGGCACCGACGGCCCGGACGGCGGCCTGGACATGCCGGGCGCCGAGACCGACCCCGACGGGACGGCGGACGTGCCCGCCCAGGACTCCGCCGACGCCGCCGACGCCGCGGCCGCCGACGCCGCGGCCGCCGACGACGCCGGCCCGTCGCCGACGGCGAGCGCGTCCCCCACGGCGGAGCCCGACCCGCCCGTGGAGCCGATCGTGCTCGTCGTGGCCTCCGACCTGCACTGCAACGTGGGGATGGCACCCCTCATCGGGACGCTCGCGCGGCTCTCCGGGGCCGATGCGGTGCTCGACGCCGGTGACACGACGATGAACGGCACCTCGGTCGAGCAGTACTGCGTCACGTCGTTCGCACGTGCTGTCCCGCCCGGCGTGGCCCTGGTGACGGCGCCGGGCAACCACGACTCGCGCGAGACCACCGACCACTACGCCCGCGCGGGCGCGATCGTCCTCGACGGTGGCGTCGTGGAGGTCGCCGGGCTGCGGATCCTCGGGGACCGGGACCCGAACGAGACGCGGGTCGGCGCCGGGGGCACCGCCTCCGCGGCCGACGAGACGCCGACCGAGGCGGGCAGGCGGCTCGCGGACGTCGCGTGCGACGACGGCGAGGTCGACCTGCTGCTGATCCACTCCCCGTCGGTCGGGGACGCGGCCCTCGACGACGGCTGCGTGGCCGCGCAGGTCTCGGGTCACTACCACCGGCGCATCGGGCCCGAGCAGGTCGGTCGCGGCGTGCGGTACGTGTCGTCGAGCACCGCCGGCGCGACGCTCAACCAGCCCACCGTCGGCCCCCTGAAGGGCGTCGCCGAGCTGACCGTCCTGCGCTTCGACCCCGAGTCGCGGCGGTTCCTCGACTACCAGGTCGTCCGCGTCGCACCCGACGCGAGCGTGAGCGTCGGACGTCCGCAGCCCTGGCCGGTGGTCGTCGAGGAGCGGGACGCCGAGGACGTCGTCGGCTTCGGCCCTGTCCTGCAGGACGACCCGACGGCGCCGGAGGACGGCGCGACGCCGGAGGGGTGA